One Ostrea edulis chromosome 2, xbOstEdul1.1, whole genome shotgun sequence genomic region harbors:
- the LOC130051756 gene encoding vesicle-fusing ATPase-like isoform X2, whose protein sequence is MSLKMAMKAGKCPTDELSTTNFAVTSSRDIDDQQCRHVEIFTTPHMKFVFSVKNSDRMQSGYVGFNLMQRRWANISLNQDLTVKAFKFNSKTDTIGTVVLEVDFLQKKNANSDPHDTDKMAAEFLMQFNNMAFTEGQSLAFQFADKKLLVLTVKEIEVIDFTKMKDGGSGTEKRSPLGLLTPNTAVVFEKVENSTINLIGKSKSKQAFTSIINPDWDFNKMGIGGLDNEFSAIFRRAFASRVFPPEVIEQLGMKHVKGILLFGPPGTGKTLMARQIGKMLNAREPKIINGPQILDKYVGESEKNIRMLFAEAEEEEQRCGLHSGLHIIIFDEIDAICKSRGSVAGNTGVHDTVVNQLLSKIDGVNQLNNILVIGMTNRKDMIDEALLRPGRLEVQMEIGLPDEKGRVQILNIHTTTMKENGKLSPDVDIEELAALTKNFSGAEIEGLVKAAQSTAMNRLIKATNTVEVDPDAVEKLFITRKDFMHALEHDCSPAFGSSKEEFEKYIGNGIITWGDPVQRVLEDGDLLISQTKTTTTTPLVTVLVEGPPHSGKTSLAAQIAKNSDFPFIKVISPENMIGFTEPAKCQTIKKMFDDAYKSPLSCIIVDDIERLLDYVPIGPRFSNLVLQALLVLLKKTPPKGRKLLVIGTTSRKDVLQEMDMAQIFGTITHASNISTSEHLMAVLENVDAFNSNELEILRRKTAGKRLWIGIRKLLVLIEMSRQISESHRIPKFLCVLEEEGGLEM, encoded by the exons ATGAG TTTGAAGATGGCAATGAAAGCGGGAAAGTGTCCAACGGACGAATTGTCCACTACAAATTTTGCTGTCACCTCCTCTCGGGACATTGATGACCAACAATGCAG ACATGTAGAGATCTTCACAACTCCACACATGAAGTTTGTATTTTCTGTGAAGAACTCGGATCGTATGCAATCTGGATATGTGGGGTTCAACTTGATGCAA AGAAGATGGGCAAACATCTCTTTGAATCAAGACTTAACAGTGAAAGCTTTCAAGTTCAATTCCAAGACGGATACTATAGGGACCGTTGTGTTAGAGGTGGACTTTCTTCAAAAGAAAAA TGCTAATTCAGATCCACATGACACAGACAAAATGGCAGCTGAGTTCCTTATGCAGTTCAATAATATGGCTTTCACAGAAGGTCAAAGTCTGGCTTTCCAGTTTGCTGATAAAAAATTACTGGTCCTCACAGTCAAAGAGATAGAAG TGATTGACTTTACCAAAATGAAGGATGGTGGTTCTGGGACTGAAAAGAGA tCTCCTTTGGGTTTGCTAACTCCCAATACTGCAGTGGTGTTTGAAAAAGTAGAGAACTCCACAATCAATTTAATCGGAAAATCTAAGAG TAAGCAGGCCTTTACATCCATCATTAACCCAGACTGGGACTTCAATAAAATGGGGATAGGAGGTTTGGACAATGAATTCTCAGCAATCTTCAGGAGGGCTTTTGCCTCTCGTGTGTTCCCGCCAGAAGTTATAGAACAGTTAG gAATGAAGCATGTAAAGGGTATCCTTCTGTTTGGTCCTCCAGGAACAGGAAAAACTCTGATGGCCAG ACAAATAGGGAAAATGCTAAATGCCAGGGAACCTAAGATAATAAATGGACCACAGATTCTTGATAAATATGTTGGAGAGTCAGAGAAAAACATAAGAATGCTCTTTGCTGAAGCAGAAGAAGAAGAACAAAGG TGTGGCCTTCACAGTGGACTACATATCATTATTTTTGATGAGATTGATGCCATTTGCAAATCTAGAGGATCTGTG GCTGGAAACACTGGGGTCCATGATACGGTGGTGAATCAGTTGTTGTCAAAGATTGATGGTGTGAATCAGCTGAACAACATCCTTGTTATAG GAATGACCAATAGAAAGGACATGATTGATGAAGCTTTACTGAGACCGGGGAGATTAGAAGTACAAATGGAAATTG GTTTACCAGATGAAAAGGGTAGGGTCCAAATACTAAACATTCACACAACGACAATGaaagaaaatggaaaattgTCTCCTGATGTTGATATAGAAGAACTGGCTGCTCTCACTAAGAATTTCAGTGGTGCTGAAATTGAAGGATTGGTGAAGGCAGCTCAGTCAACAGCCATGAACAGACTAATTAAAGCTACAAACACTGTGGAAGTGGACCCAGATGCCGTGGAGAAATTGTTTATCACAAGGAAAGACTTCATGCATGCTCTAGAACATGACTGCTCTCCT GCATTTGGCAGCAGTAAAGAGGAGTTTGAGAAATATATTGGCAATGGGATCATCACTTGGGGAGATCCTGTTCAGAGAGTGTTAGAGGATGGGGACCTTCTCATTTCTCAGACCAAAACTACTACAACTACACCCCTGGTCACAGTCCTTGTTGAAG GTCCACCTCATAGTGGAAAAACATCTCTGGCAGCACAGATAGCCAAAAATTCTGACTTCCCATTCATCAAAGTTATCAGCCCAGAGAACATGATTGGCTTCACAGAACCTGCCAAGTGCCAGACCATCAAGAAG ATGTTTGATGATGCATACAAATCTCCTCTTAGCTGTATTATTGTTGATGACATTGAAAGATTATTAG attaTGTTCCTATTGGTCCTCGATTCTCTAATCTAGTCCTTCAGGCTCTGCTGGTATTATTAAAGAAAACACCACCAAAG GGTCGCAAACTTTTGGTGATTGGAACTACCAGTAGAAAAGATGTCCTTCAGGAAATGGACATGGCTCAGATATTTGGTACAATCACTCATGCTTCTAATATATCTACTAGTGAACATCTAATGGCAGTCCTGGAAAATGTGGATGCTTTTAACAGCAATGAATTGGAAATACTAAGAAGAAAAACTGCAGGCAAAAG GTTGTGGATTGGAATCAGGAAATTATTGGTTCTCATAGAAATGTCAAGACAG ATCAGTGAATCACACAGAATCCCCAAATTTTTGTGTGTTTTGGAAGAGGAAGGTGGACTAGAAATGTAG
- the LOC130051756 gene encoding vesicle-fusing ATPase-like isoform X3 gives MAMKAGKCPTDELSTTNFAVTSSRDIDDQQCRHVEIFTTPHMKFVFSVKNSDRMQSGYVGFNLMQRRWANISLNQDLTVKAFKFNSKTDTIGTVVLEVDFLQKKNANSDPHDTDKMAAEFLMQFNNMAFTEGQSLAFQFADKKLLVLTVKEIEVIDFTKMKDGGSGTEKRSPLGLLTPNTAVVFEKVENSTINLIGKSKSKQAFTSIINPDWDFNKMGIGGLDNEFSAIFRRAFASRVFPPEVIEQLGMKHVKGILLFGPPGTGKTLMARQIGKMLNAREPKIINGPQILDKYVGESEKNIRMLFAEAEEEEQRCGLHSGLHIIIFDEIDAICKSRGSVAGNTGVHDTVVNQLLSKIDGVNQLNNILVIGMTNRKDMIDEALLRPGRLEVQMEIGLPDEKGRVQILNIHTTTMKENGKLSPDVDIEELAALTKNFSGAEIEGLVKAAQSTAMNRLIKATNTVEVDPDAVEKLFITRKDFMHALEHDCSPAFGSSKEEFEKYIGNGIITWGDPVQRVLEDGDLLISQTKTTTTTPLVTVLVEGPPHSGKTSLAAQIAKNSDFPFIKVISPENMIGFTEPAKCQTIKKMFDDAYKSPLSCIIVDDIERLLDYVPIGPRFSNLVLQALLVLLKKTPPKGRKLLVIGTTSRKDVLQEMDMAQIFGTITHASNISTSEHLMAVLENVDAFNSNELEILRRKTAGKRLWIGIRKLLVLIEMSRQISESHRIPKFLCVLEEEGGLEM, from the exons ATGGCAATGAAAGCGGGAAAGTGTCCAACGGACGAATTGTCCACTACAAATTTTGCTGTCACCTCCTCTCGGGACATTGATGACCAACAATGCAG ACATGTAGAGATCTTCACAACTCCACACATGAAGTTTGTATTTTCTGTGAAGAACTCGGATCGTATGCAATCTGGATATGTGGGGTTCAACTTGATGCAA AGAAGATGGGCAAACATCTCTTTGAATCAAGACTTAACAGTGAAAGCTTTCAAGTTCAATTCCAAGACGGATACTATAGGGACCGTTGTGTTAGAGGTGGACTTTCTTCAAAAGAAAAA TGCTAATTCAGATCCACATGACACAGACAAAATGGCAGCTGAGTTCCTTATGCAGTTCAATAATATGGCTTTCACAGAAGGTCAAAGTCTGGCTTTCCAGTTTGCTGATAAAAAATTACTGGTCCTCACAGTCAAAGAGATAGAAG TGATTGACTTTACCAAAATGAAGGATGGTGGTTCTGGGACTGAAAAGAGA tCTCCTTTGGGTTTGCTAACTCCCAATACTGCAGTGGTGTTTGAAAAAGTAGAGAACTCCACAATCAATTTAATCGGAAAATCTAAGAG TAAGCAGGCCTTTACATCCATCATTAACCCAGACTGGGACTTCAATAAAATGGGGATAGGAGGTTTGGACAATGAATTCTCAGCAATCTTCAGGAGGGCTTTTGCCTCTCGTGTGTTCCCGCCAGAAGTTATAGAACAGTTAG gAATGAAGCATGTAAAGGGTATCCTTCTGTTTGGTCCTCCAGGAACAGGAAAAACTCTGATGGCCAG ACAAATAGGGAAAATGCTAAATGCCAGGGAACCTAAGATAATAAATGGACCACAGATTCTTGATAAATATGTTGGAGAGTCAGAGAAAAACATAAGAATGCTCTTTGCTGAAGCAGAAGAAGAAGAACAAAGG TGTGGCCTTCACAGTGGACTACATATCATTATTTTTGATGAGATTGATGCCATTTGCAAATCTAGAGGATCTGTG GCTGGAAACACTGGGGTCCATGATACGGTGGTGAATCAGTTGTTGTCAAAGATTGATGGTGTGAATCAGCTGAACAACATCCTTGTTATAG GAATGACCAATAGAAAGGACATGATTGATGAAGCTTTACTGAGACCGGGGAGATTAGAAGTACAAATGGAAATTG GTTTACCAGATGAAAAGGGTAGGGTCCAAATACTAAACATTCACACAACGACAATGaaagaaaatggaaaattgTCTCCTGATGTTGATATAGAAGAACTGGCTGCTCTCACTAAGAATTTCAGTGGTGCTGAAATTGAAGGATTGGTGAAGGCAGCTCAGTCAACAGCCATGAACAGACTAATTAAAGCTACAAACACTGTGGAAGTGGACCCAGATGCCGTGGAGAAATTGTTTATCACAAGGAAAGACTTCATGCATGCTCTAGAACATGACTGCTCTCCT GCATTTGGCAGCAGTAAAGAGGAGTTTGAGAAATATATTGGCAATGGGATCATCACTTGGGGAGATCCTGTTCAGAGAGTGTTAGAGGATGGGGACCTTCTCATTTCTCAGACCAAAACTACTACAACTACACCCCTGGTCACAGTCCTTGTTGAAG GTCCACCTCATAGTGGAAAAACATCTCTGGCAGCACAGATAGCCAAAAATTCTGACTTCCCATTCATCAAAGTTATCAGCCCAGAGAACATGATTGGCTTCACAGAACCTGCCAAGTGCCAGACCATCAAGAAG ATGTTTGATGATGCATACAAATCTCCTCTTAGCTGTATTATTGTTGATGACATTGAAAGATTATTAG attaTGTTCCTATTGGTCCTCGATTCTCTAATCTAGTCCTTCAGGCTCTGCTGGTATTATTAAAGAAAACACCACCAAAG GGTCGCAAACTTTTGGTGATTGGAACTACCAGTAGAAAAGATGTCCTTCAGGAAATGGACATGGCTCAGATATTTGGTACAATCACTCATGCTTCTAATATATCTACTAGTGAACATCTAATGGCAGTCCTGGAAAATGTGGATGCTTTTAACAGCAATGAATTGGAAATACTAAGAAGAAAAACTGCAGGCAAAAG GTTGTGGATTGGAATCAGGAAATTATTGGTTCTCATAGAAATGTCAAGACAG ATCAGTGAATCACACAGAATCCCCAAATTTTTGTGTGTTTTGGAAGAGGAAGGTGGACTAGAAATGTAG
- the LOC130051756 gene encoding vesicle-fusing ATPase-like isoform X1, producing MHTYSEVKAPDDINIETHYLSLKMAMKAGKCPTDELSTTNFAVTSSRDIDDQQCRHVEIFTTPHMKFVFSVKNSDRMQSGYVGFNLMQRRWANISLNQDLTVKAFKFNSKTDTIGTVVLEVDFLQKKNANSDPHDTDKMAAEFLMQFNNMAFTEGQSLAFQFADKKLLVLTVKEIEVIDFTKMKDGGSGTEKRSPLGLLTPNTAVVFEKVENSTINLIGKSKSKQAFTSIINPDWDFNKMGIGGLDNEFSAIFRRAFASRVFPPEVIEQLGMKHVKGILLFGPPGTGKTLMARQIGKMLNAREPKIINGPQILDKYVGESEKNIRMLFAEAEEEEQRCGLHSGLHIIIFDEIDAICKSRGSVAGNTGVHDTVVNQLLSKIDGVNQLNNILVIGMTNRKDMIDEALLRPGRLEVQMEIGLPDEKGRVQILNIHTTTMKENGKLSPDVDIEELAALTKNFSGAEIEGLVKAAQSTAMNRLIKATNTVEVDPDAVEKLFITRKDFMHALEHDCSPAFGSSKEEFEKYIGNGIITWGDPVQRVLEDGDLLISQTKTTTTTPLVTVLVEGPPHSGKTSLAAQIAKNSDFPFIKVISPENMIGFTEPAKCQTIKKMFDDAYKSPLSCIIVDDIERLLDYVPIGPRFSNLVLQALLVLLKKTPPKGRKLLVIGTTSRKDVLQEMDMAQIFGTITHASNISTSEHLMAVLENVDAFNSNELEILRRKTAGKRLWIGIRKLLVLIEMSRQISESHRIPKFLCVLEEEGGLEM from the exons ATGCACACATACAGTGAAGTTAAGGCCCCAGATGACATAAACATTGAAACACATTATCTAAG TTTGAAGATGGCAATGAAAGCGGGAAAGTGTCCAACGGACGAATTGTCCACTACAAATTTTGCTGTCACCTCCTCTCGGGACATTGATGACCAACAATGCAG ACATGTAGAGATCTTCACAACTCCACACATGAAGTTTGTATTTTCTGTGAAGAACTCGGATCGTATGCAATCTGGATATGTGGGGTTCAACTTGATGCAA AGAAGATGGGCAAACATCTCTTTGAATCAAGACTTAACAGTGAAAGCTTTCAAGTTCAATTCCAAGACGGATACTATAGGGACCGTTGTGTTAGAGGTGGACTTTCTTCAAAAGAAAAA TGCTAATTCAGATCCACATGACACAGACAAAATGGCAGCTGAGTTCCTTATGCAGTTCAATAATATGGCTTTCACAGAAGGTCAAAGTCTGGCTTTCCAGTTTGCTGATAAAAAATTACTGGTCCTCACAGTCAAAGAGATAGAAG TGATTGACTTTACCAAAATGAAGGATGGTGGTTCTGGGACTGAAAAGAGA tCTCCTTTGGGTTTGCTAACTCCCAATACTGCAGTGGTGTTTGAAAAAGTAGAGAACTCCACAATCAATTTAATCGGAAAATCTAAGAG TAAGCAGGCCTTTACATCCATCATTAACCCAGACTGGGACTTCAATAAAATGGGGATAGGAGGTTTGGACAATGAATTCTCAGCAATCTTCAGGAGGGCTTTTGCCTCTCGTGTGTTCCCGCCAGAAGTTATAGAACAGTTAG gAATGAAGCATGTAAAGGGTATCCTTCTGTTTGGTCCTCCAGGAACAGGAAAAACTCTGATGGCCAG ACAAATAGGGAAAATGCTAAATGCCAGGGAACCTAAGATAATAAATGGACCACAGATTCTTGATAAATATGTTGGAGAGTCAGAGAAAAACATAAGAATGCTCTTTGCTGAAGCAGAAGAAGAAGAACAAAGG TGTGGCCTTCACAGTGGACTACATATCATTATTTTTGATGAGATTGATGCCATTTGCAAATCTAGAGGATCTGTG GCTGGAAACACTGGGGTCCATGATACGGTGGTGAATCAGTTGTTGTCAAAGATTGATGGTGTGAATCAGCTGAACAACATCCTTGTTATAG GAATGACCAATAGAAAGGACATGATTGATGAAGCTTTACTGAGACCGGGGAGATTAGAAGTACAAATGGAAATTG GTTTACCAGATGAAAAGGGTAGGGTCCAAATACTAAACATTCACACAACGACAATGaaagaaaatggaaaattgTCTCCTGATGTTGATATAGAAGAACTGGCTGCTCTCACTAAGAATTTCAGTGGTGCTGAAATTGAAGGATTGGTGAAGGCAGCTCAGTCAACAGCCATGAACAGACTAATTAAAGCTACAAACACTGTGGAAGTGGACCCAGATGCCGTGGAGAAATTGTTTATCACAAGGAAAGACTTCATGCATGCTCTAGAACATGACTGCTCTCCT GCATTTGGCAGCAGTAAAGAGGAGTTTGAGAAATATATTGGCAATGGGATCATCACTTGGGGAGATCCTGTTCAGAGAGTGTTAGAGGATGGGGACCTTCTCATTTCTCAGACCAAAACTACTACAACTACACCCCTGGTCACAGTCCTTGTTGAAG GTCCACCTCATAGTGGAAAAACATCTCTGGCAGCACAGATAGCCAAAAATTCTGACTTCCCATTCATCAAAGTTATCAGCCCAGAGAACATGATTGGCTTCACAGAACCTGCCAAGTGCCAGACCATCAAGAAG ATGTTTGATGATGCATACAAATCTCCTCTTAGCTGTATTATTGTTGATGACATTGAAAGATTATTAG attaTGTTCCTATTGGTCCTCGATTCTCTAATCTAGTCCTTCAGGCTCTGCTGGTATTATTAAAGAAAACACCACCAAAG GGTCGCAAACTTTTGGTGATTGGAACTACCAGTAGAAAAGATGTCCTTCAGGAAATGGACATGGCTCAGATATTTGGTACAATCACTCATGCTTCTAATATATCTACTAGTGAACATCTAATGGCAGTCCTGGAAAATGTGGATGCTTTTAACAGCAATGAATTGGAAATACTAAGAAGAAAAACTGCAGGCAAAAG GTTGTGGATTGGAATCAGGAAATTATTGGTTCTCATAGAAATGTCAAGACAG ATCAGTGAATCACACAGAATCCCCAAATTTTTGTGTGTTTTGGAAGAGGAAGGTGGACTAGAAATGTAG